The region GAGAAAACAAAAGAATTAGCCTTACAAGCGCTTAATTTAGGATTTACAGGAATTGATACAGCAAACCAACGTAAGCATTATTTTGAAGAGGGTGTGGGCTTAGCAATTCAAGAATTTTTACTTACTAGCCAAAAAAAACGTCATCATTTGTTTATCCAAACAAAATTTACTTCAGCAAATGGTCAAGATCACCGCAAACCTTATAATGAATTTGATTCTTTAGCAAAGCAGGTTAAACAGTCTTTTACAAGTTCACTAAACCATCTTCAAACTGATTATATTGATGCTTATATTTTGCATGGGCCTACCTTTTCTCAGGGAATAAATAAGGCCGATTTGGAAATTTGGCAGGCTATGGAAGAATGGGTCCATGCAGGAAAAGTCAGATTTTTAGGGATTTCCAATGTAACCATTGAGCAGGTAAAGGAGCTATATGAAAGAGCTTTAATTAAACCAAGTTTTATTCAAAATCGATGCTTCGCCATCACCCGCTGGGATCAAGATGTTAGGTTATTTAGTAACCAAAATAAAATTATTTATCAAGGTTTTTCCTTACTTACTGCTAATCAGCCTTATCTTTTAAGACCTTACATGCAGTCATTAGCTAAAAGGTATAATAAAACCATTCCACAGATTATCTTTCGCTTCGCATTACAAATTGGAATTTTACCTTTAACAGGAACTACAAGCTTAAAACATATGCAAGATGATTTAAGCATTAATAATTTTAAGCTTTCAATGGATGAGGTAAAAAATATAGAAAATATAGCGATTAATTTATAAATTAAGCGTTTGATTTTAAAAAAATTATAGAATTATACCTAGAATGAAATTTAATATGTCTTTTGGTGTTTTCGCAAGATAATTAGGGTGGTATTGCTTAAGGGTTTCTTCAGAATTAAATCCCCAATTAACAGCCATTGAATTAATATTAGCTTTTTGTGCAGCTTCAATATCTCTTGTCTCATCGCCAATATAGAAAGTACTTAATAAAGGCATTTGATATGTTTTAATTATTTTTTTTAATACTCTTTTTTTACCGAAATAACTTGATTCTGCATGAATGAAACTAAATAAAGACTGAATTTTATAATGATTAAGCCAGGTAAGTACATTTTCTTCTGAATTAGAAGTTAGTATTCCTAACGTGCAATTTAATTGCTGCAATTTAGTTAATACTTCTGGTATATCTGCAAAGATAGGTAAACCGTGAATATCTTCACTAAGCGCTTTTCTT is a window of Legionella busanensis DNA encoding:
- a CDS encoding aldo/keto reductase family protein, encoding MLPEQSKSVASETIPPILYGTAWKEEKTKELALQALNLGFTGIDTANQRKHYFEEGVGLAIQEFLLTSQKKRHHLFIQTKFTSANGQDHRKPYNEFDSLAKQVKQSFTSSLNHLQTDYIDAYILHGPTFSQGINKADLEIWQAMEEWVHAGKVRFLGISNVTIEQVKELYERALIKPSFIQNRCFAITRWDQDVRLFSNQNKIIYQGFSLLTANQPYLLRPYMQSLAKRYNKTIPQIIFRFALQIGILPLTGTTSLKHMQDDLSINNFKLSMDEVKNIENIAINL
- a CDS encoding HAD hydrolase-like protein, which produces MLIDKNFNLIFDFDGTLADSFSAVLKKFSLLASELNFHDISETEIDKLRNLSSRELIKSLKIPFYKLPKVLRKARKALSEDIHGLPIFADIPEVLTKLQQLNCTLGILTSNSEENVLTWLNHYKIQSLFSFIHAESSYFGKKRVLKKIIKTYQMPLLSTFYIGDETRDIEAAQKANINSMAVNWGFNSEETLKQYHPNYLAKTPKDILNFILGIIL